The following coding sequences lie in one Populus nigra chromosome 15, ddPopNigr1.1, whole genome shotgun sequence genomic window:
- the LOC133674532 gene encoding ABC transporter G family member 32, translating to MWNSAENAFTRTASFREGGEDEEALRWAALERLPTYARVRRGIFKNVVGDHKEMDLSELGAQEQKLVLERLVSSVDEDPERFFDRMRKRLDAVRLEFPKIEVRVQNVTVESFVHVGSRALPTIPNFVFNMTEALLRQLRIYRGNRSKLTILDDVSGIIRPSRLTLLLGPPSSGKTTLLLALAGRLGNDLQMSGKITYNGHSLNEFVAPRTSAYVSQHDWHVAEMTVKETLEFAGCCQGVGSKYDMLLELARREKFAGIKPDEDLDIFMKSLALGGQETNLVVEYIMKILGLDICADTLVGDEMLKGISGGQKKRLTTGELLVGPARVLFMDEISNGLDSSTTYQIIKYLRHSTRALDGTTVISLLQPAPETYELFDDVMLLCEGQIVYQGPRDAALDFFSSMGFSCPERKNVADFLQEVISKKDQEQYWSVPNRPYRYIPPRKFVEAFHSFLVGRSLSEELAVPFDKRYNHPAALSTSKFGVKQSELFRICFNWQKLLMKRNSFIYVFKFVQLLLVALITMSVFFRSTMHRDTIYDGGLFVGAIYFSMVIILFNGFTEVSMLVAKLPVLYKHRDLRFYPSWAYTLPSWVLSIPISLMESGLWVAVTYYVIGYDPNITRFFRQFLLYFFLHQMSIALFRVIGSLGRHMIVANTFGSFAMLVVMALGGYIISRDYIPSWWIWGFWVSPLMYAQNAASVNEFLGHSWDKRAGNNRDFSLGEALLRARSLFPESYWYWIGIAALLGYTVLFNLLFTFFLAYLNPLGKHQAVVSKEELQERDKRRKGENVVIELREYLQHSGSLNGKYFKPRGMVLPFQPLSMSFSNINYFVDVPAELKQQGIVEDRLQLLVNVTGAFRPGVLTALVGVSGAGKTTLMDVLAGRKTGGIIEGNIHISGYPKKQETFARISGYCEQNDIHSPCLTVLESLLFSAWLRLPTVVNMDTQQAFVEEVMELVELTPLSGALVGLPGVNGLSTEQRKRLTIAVELVANPSIVFMDEPTSGLDARAAAIVMRTVRNIVNTGRTIVCTIHQPSIDIFESFDELLFMKRGGELIYAGPLGPRSCELIKYFEAVEGVPKIRHGYNPAAWMLEVTSSAEETRLGVDFAEIYRRSNLHQRNRELVENLSKPNSSVKDLNFPTKYCQSFFDQLLACLWKQNLSYWRNPQYTAVRFFYTVIISLMLGTICWRFGSKRENVQELFNAMGSMYAAVLFIGITNASAVQPVVSVERFVSYRERAAGMYSALPFAFAQVVIEFPYVFGQTIIYCTIFYSMASFDWTALKFIWYSFFMYFTMLYFTFYGMMTTALTPNHNVASIIAAPFYMLWNLFSGFMIPHKRIPIWWSWYYWANPIAWTLYGLLISQYGDDNKLMKLSEGDRLLPVKQVLQEVFGYRHDFLGVAGLMVVGFCVLFGLIFAFAIKAFNFQRR from the exons ATGTGGAATTCGGCTGAAAATGCGTTTACGAGAACGGCGTCGTTTAGGGAGGGGGGAGAGGACGAGGAGGCGCTTCGATGGGCGGCGCTCGAGCGCCTGCCTACTTATGCTCGAGTACGGAGAGGCATTTTCAAGAATGTTGTTGGTGATCATAAAGAGATGGATCTAAGTGAACTCGGGGCACAAGAGCAGAAGCTCGTGCTTGAGCGCTTGGTTAGCTCTGTCGATGAAGACCCTGAGCGATTCTTTGACAGGATGCGAAAGCGACTTGACGC AGTACGTTTGGAATTTCCAAAGATTGAGGTTCGTGTTCAGAATGTGACTGTCGAATCTTTTGTCCATGTGGGAAGTAGGGCCCTCCCAACCATCCCCAACTTTGTTTTCAACATGACCGAG GCGCTTTTAAGGCAATTGCGGATATATAGAGGAAACAGAAGCAAGCTAACCATTTTGGATGATGTTAGTGGGATTATAAGGCCTTCTAG ATTGACCCTCCTATTGGGGCCTCCAAGCTCTGGAAAGACAACACTACTCTTAGCTCTTGCTGGACGTCTTGGAAATGATTTGCAG ATGTCTGGGAAAATTACATATAATGGACACAGTCTAAATGAGTTTGTTGCTCCGAGGACTTCGGCATATGTCAGTCAGCATGATTGGCATGTGGCTGAGATGACTGTAAAAGAAACTCTAGAGTTTGCAGGATGCTGCCAAGGTGTTGGTTCCAAATACg ATATGCTTTTGGAGCTTGCAAGAAGAGAGAAGTTCGCAGGGATAAAGCCTGATGAAGATCTTGATATATTTATGAAG TCATTAGCTTTGGGGGGACAGGAGACTAACCTAGTGGTGGAGTACATAATGAAG ATTTTAGGTTTGGACATATGTGCTGACACATTGGTTGGTGATGAAATGCTTAAAGGGATCTCGGGAGGGCAGAAGAAGCGACTTACAACAG GTGAATTACTAGTTGGTCCGGCTAGAGTGCTGTTCATGGATGAAATATCCAACGGGCTCGATAGTTCTACTAcatatcaaatcatcaaatattTAAGGCATTCAACCCGTGCTCTTGATGGTACCACTGTCATTTCTTTGCTGCAACCTGCACCCGAGACATACGAACTATTTGATGATGTTATGCTCTTATGTGAGGGCCAGATTGTTTACCAGGGACCCCGTGATGCAGCTCTAGATTTCTTTTCATCTATGGGATTTAGCTGCCCTGAGAGAAAGAACGTGGCAGACTTCTTGCAAGAA GTTATTTCAAAGAAGGACCAAGAGCAGTACTGGTCTGTTCCTAATCGCCCTTATCGGTACATACCTCCGAGGAAGTTTGTTGAAGCTTTTCACTCATTTCTTGTTGGTCGAAGTTTGTCTGAGGAACTGGCAGTTCCTTTTGACAAACGTTACAATCATCCAGCAGCTTTGTCAACTTCTAAGTTCGGTGTAAAACAGAGTGAGCTTTTCAGGATCTGCTTTAACTGGCAGAAGCTTCTAATGAAACGGAATTCATTTATCTATGTATTCAAATTTGTTCAG CTTCTTCTTGTTGCATTGATCACAATGAGCGTTTTTTTCCGCTCAACCATGCATCGTGACACGATTTATGATGGAGGTTTATTTGTTGGGGCCATATACTTCTCCATggtcattattctttttaatggcTTTACGGAGGTTTCCATGCTGGTAGCCAAGCTTCCAGTGCTCTACAAGCATAGGGATTTGCGCTTCTACCCCAGCTGGGCATACACACTTCCTTCTTGGGTCTTAAGTATTCCAATTTCACTCATGGAATCTGGTCTCTGGGTGGCAGTCACATACTATGTGATTGGATATGATCCTAATATTACCAG ATTTTTCCGGCAGTTTTTGTTGTATTTCTTTCTGCACCAAATGTCTATAGCTCTCTTTCGTGTAATTGGATCCTTGGGCCGTCATATGATAGTTGCCAACACCTTTGGATCTTTTGCTATGCTGGTTGTAATGGCTCTTGGAGGATACATCATTTCGAGAG ATTATATCCCAAGCTGGTGGATATGGGGTTTCTGGGTTTCTCCTTTGATGTATGCTCAAAATGCAGCATCAGTGAATGAATTCCTTGGGCATTCTTGGGATAAG AGAGCTGGGAACAACAGAGACTTTTCATTAGGTGAGGCACTACTGAGAGCACGCAGTTTATTTCCAGAAAGCTACTGGTATTGGATTGGAATTGCTGCTCTGCTTGGATATACAGTTCTATTCAATCTTCTGTTCACATTCTTCCTAGCATACCTTAATC CTTTGGGGAAGCATCAAGCTGTGGTTTCCAAGGAGGAGCTGCAAGAGAGAGAcaagagaaggaaaggagaaAATGTTGTTATTGAACTGAGGGAGTACTTGCAGCATTCTGGCTCACTGAATG GAAAATATTTCAAGCCGAGAGGCATGGTTCTACCATTTCAGCCTCTTTCCATGTCTTTCAGCAATATCAATTACTTTGTGGACGTCCCTGCG GAGCTGAAGCAACAAGGGATAGTAGAAGACAGATTGCAGTTGTTGGTTAATGTTACTGGAGCATTTAGGCCTGGTGTGCTTACAGCACTGGTTGGAGTCAGTGGTGCTGGAAAAACCACCCTCATGGATGTTTTAGCTGGTAGAAAAACTGGAGGGATCATAGAAGGGAACATACATATATCTGGTTATCCCAAAAAGCAAGAGACGTTTGCAAGAATTTCTGGTTACTGTGAGCAAAATGATATTCATTCTCCATGTTTAACTGTTCTTGAATCGCTTCTTTTCTCGGCTTGGCTTCGGTTACCGACAGTAGTTAACATGGATACACAGCAG GCATTTGTTGAGGAGGTTATGGAACTTGTGGAGCTTACTCCATTAAGTGGAGCACTGGTTGGTCTACCTGGAGTCAATGGTTTATCCACAGAACAACGGAAAAGGTTAACAATTGCTGTTGAATTGGTTGCTAACCCATCCATAGTGTTCATGGATGAGCCCACCTCAGGGTTGGATGCAAGAGCTGCAGCCATTGTGATGAGAACTGTGAGGAATATAGTAAACACCGGACGGACAATTGTTTGCACAATCCATCAGCCAAGCATAGACATTTTTGAATCCTTTGATGAg CTTTTGTTTATGAAGCGTGGAGGAGAGCTAATATATGCTGGTCCTCTTGGCCCAAGGTCTTGTGAGCTCATCAAGTATTTTGAG GCAGTTGAAGGAGTGCCAAAGATTAGACATGGATATAACCCTGCTGCCTGGATGCTTGAGGTTACTTCTTCAGCGGAAGAAACCCGTCTAGGTGTGGACTTTGCTGAAATTTACCGAAGATCAAATCTACATCA ACGTAATAGGgagttggttgaaaatttaagCAAGCCAAACAGTAGTGTGAAAGACTTGAACTTTCCAACCAAGTACTGTCAGTCATTTTTTGACCAGTTATTAGCCTGCCTTTGGAAGCAAAATCTATCTTACTGGCGAAACCCACAATACACTGCAGTCCGCTTCTTCTATACTGTGATCATTTCATTAATGCTTGGGACAATATGTTGGAGATTTGGTTCCAAAAG GGAGAATGTGCAAGAATTATTCAATGCAATGGGATCCATGTATGCGGCAGTCCTATTTATTGGAATAACCAATGCATCTGCTGTTCAACCTGTTGTTTCTGTTGAAAGATTTGTTTCATATCGAGAGAGAGCTGCAGGGATGTACTCAGCTCTACCGTTCGCCTTTGCACAG GTTGTTATTGAATTCCCTTACGTGTTTGGACAAACAATTATATACTGCACAATTTTCTACTCCATGGCATCATTTGACTGGACTGCTTTGAAGTTTATTTGGTACtctttcttcatgtattttacCATGCTATACTTCACCTTTTATGGAATGATGACGACAGCACTCACACCAAATCACAACGTGGCTTCCATCATTGCTGCTCCATTTTATATGCTTTGGAACCTTTTCAGTGGCTTTATGATTCCTCACAAG AGAATTCCCATATGGTGGAGCTGGTACTACTGGGCAAACCCAATAGCCTGGACTCTTTACGGTCTCCTGATTTCCCAGTATGGCGATGATAATAAACTAATGAAGCTCTCCGAAGGGGATCGCTTGTTGCCTGTGAAGCAAGTTCTTCAGGAAGTGTTTGGATACAGGCATGATTTCTTAGGTGTCGCTGGTCTTATGGTGGTTGGATTCTGCGTGCTTTTTGGATTGATTTTCGCATTTGCAATAAAAGCCTTCAATTTCCAAAGGAGATAA